Below is a window of Methanobacterium sp. DNA.
TAACTTAATATAATTTCCTTATCAAGGGGGAGGTCCAATTCCTGTTTTAATGAATCTTTTTTTCTAACTTTAAACAGGTCTATGTCCACACCATTGGGTATGTATTGGATATGGTCCTTGGGAATTCCTAATTTCACCATTTCAGTTAGGACTGTAGGGTCAACTGCAGTGAAGTAGGTGTCTTTTTTGAATTTTTTCAGGCAATATTCATCAATATGGGATACTATCTTTTTGTAGACGTGGAGATGCCAGGGGTACACTTTTTCTGCCACTTGACCATGTGGTGTGGTGTGGACCGTGACTAGGCAATTGTCAAAGGGGATCTTGCCAATGAATAGTGGATTGTGCAGCCATACAATATCATAATCATCCCCAGAATCTTTGAAATGTTTCCTGACTTTATTCCAGAATCGTAAAAGGCTCATACGCCCATATTTAATTTCAGATCCCAGCTTTATGTCCGGCCCTACTGGTGAGCATACTTCGCAAGTTATTCCCTTTTCTTTTAACTTTTCAACTACGTTGTATGCTACATTAGCGATTCCAGAACCCTGAGGATAGTATTCTGATGTGCAGACTAATATTTTCAATTTGGCATCCACCTGATATCCGGTTTTGGTTTTTAGTTCCATTTGATGTTAATCTTTGATTCAACTGATTTGAGTTTCTTATTACCTTTCCGGGATATTTCATCCACGATTTCGAATTGGAAATGTATATCCTCTTGGCCCAGGTATTGGTCTATTCTTTCTTTGACTGCAGTTAAGGTTTCATTGGTGAAGTCCTTGGTTTTTGTGATTTCGATGACGATGTGGTCTATTTTTTCCTGGGTGACTTTGAACTGGTTTATCTGGGAGAATGGTCTGAGTATTATGGTCCAGATTATGGGAGAATAGATTTTTCCAGTGGGTGTTTGGATGAATGAATCTTTCCTTCCTTCAATGCTTTCCATTAACTTGAGGCCCCGGCCACAGTTACACTTCTCATCACTGGGAATGGCCACATCTCCAATGGAGTATCTGATTAGGGGCATTGTATAATTGTAGAGGCCAGTGTATATGATTTCACCCCTTTCTCCGGGGCTGACCTCTTCTCCATTGCTTATAAATTCCATTAAGACGGAGTCCATGTCCATATGGTATCCTGAATGTTCGGGACATTCCCATGCAGTTCTGCCTAGCTCGACGCAGCCGAATTGGTCGTATATTTTCTGTTGGAATGTTGATTCTATGGTTT
It encodes the following:
- a CDS encoding glycosyltransferase family 4 protein is translated as MKILVCTSEYYPQGSGIANVAYNVVEKLKEKGITCEVCSPVGPDIKLGSEIKYGRMSLLRFWNKVRKHFKDSGDDYDIVWLHNPLFIGKIPFDNCLVTVHTTPHGQVAEKVYPWHLHVYKKIVSHIDEYCLKKFKKDTYFTAVDPTVLTEMVKLGIPKDHIQYIPNGVDIDLFKVRKKDSLKQELDLPLDKEIILSYGRISDQKRPMELIELFAQISQEINNTILVFAGDGELLPRARKMVETKNLQNIKFLGYIDHKKVAPKLLSASDYYILISKYEGQPLTLLEAMASGLKCIVSDIPNLQMIIDDADCGISLDIQGESVPKQIIEYLESDNMQDGKNARSYAVENFDWEIIADKYLDEFKKRL